In Gigantopelta aegis isolate Gae_Host chromosome 14, Gae_host_genome, whole genome shotgun sequence, the following proteins share a genomic window:
- the LOC121388225 gene encoding trafficking protein particle complex subunit 2-like protein, producing MAVCVAVIAKENYPLFIKTIPTDNELHFYYTVHTSLDVVEEKISTVRKNASDVRELYLGLLYPTEDYKVYGYVTNTKVKFVIVVETSNTTLRDNDIRAMFRKLHNGYVDMLCNPFYTPGENITSRNFENTVISMMQQD from the exons AATTACCCGCTGTTCATCAAGACGATTCCCACGGATAACGAGCTGCACTTCTACTACACGGTTCACACCTCGCTGGACGTGGTCGAGGAAAAGATCAGCACAGTGAGGAAGAACGCCAGCGACGTCCGCGAGCTCTACCTCGGACTGCTGTACCCAACCGAAGACTACAAAGT ATATGGCTATGTTACCAACACAAAAGTGAAGTTTGTTATCGTAGTTGAGACGTCAAATACTACACTCCGGGATAACGACATCAGAGCG ATGTTCAGAAAACTTCATAATGGCTATGTTGACATGCTGTGTAACCCTTTCTACACACCAGGGGAAAACATTACATCAAG aaattttgaaaatactGTTATTTCCATGATGCAGCAGGACTGA